In a single window of the Dreissena polymorpha isolate Duluth1 chromosome 3, UMN_Dpol_1.0, whole genome shotgun sequence genome:
- the LOC127871786 gene encoding sphingosine-1-phosphate phosphatase 2-like, whose amino-acid sequence MENIQNLWEYFKGYQHVADFQRFCGVEIQEVEQLEEQEPVHNVNGTNGDTNYEVSKRKPNSQKNGTNGFKNGVHNPNAHEKKLAYRIKNMPFYLLMRFGAGMGGEPFYMIFFPFMAWNVDGRLCRQLLLVWYPLMYVGQLLKDIIKWPRPGPPAVRLEGKRYEQEYGMPSTHTIVGTCVPLSLLILTSRYYEYSFLMGLLCAIIWTGLVVCSRVYLGMHTVLDCIAGLTITLVALPWMLHFVEYVDYYQVTSPYAPFSSLLIPILICVYYPKPKEWSITRGDTSNIVSIASLFMVVYWIFYQIGWLIETPRPTQLQPLPDITSEWLYHSALRTVFGIVGLVLSRIVSKKIFLKFVCYCAGVDTKDIARQRKLGLEVPLRWLTVGGLAVSTSLTVPLCFHYFGINRANFYRELMM is encoded by the exons atggaaaatattcaaaatttatgGGAGTATTTCAAAGGTTACCAACATGTCGCTGATTTCCAAAGATTTTGCGGTGTTGAAATCCAAGAAGTCGAACAATTGGAAGAGCAAGAGCCAGTCCACAATGTCAATGGAACTAATGGTGACACTAACTACGAAGTTTCCAAAAGAAAACCAAATTCACAAAAAAATGGAACAAATGGTTTCAAAAACGGTGTACATAATCCTAATGCTCACGAAAAGAAGCTAGCGTACAGAATTAAGAACATGCCAttctaccttttaatgaggttcGGTGCCGGTATGGGTGGGGAACCTTTCTACatgatttttttcccatttatgGCCTGGAACGTGGATGGGAGACTGTGCAGACAGTTGTTGTTAGTATGGTATCCGTTGATGTATGTCGGCCAGCTGTTGAAAGACATCATCAAATGGCCACGACCTGGTCCCCCGGCTGTCAGACTCGAAGGAAAACGATATGAACAAGAATACGGGATGCCTTCAACGCACACCATCGTCGGTACTTGTGTGCCGTTGTCTCTTTTGATACTGACATCCAGATATTATGAG TATTCATTTCTGATGGGACTGCTATGCGCCATTATTTGGACAGGACTTGTAGTGTGCAGTCGTGTATACCTCGGAATGCACACAGTTTTG GACTGTATAGCTGGCCTGACGATAACGCTAGTGGCTTTACCATGGATGCTGCATTTTGTTGAATATGTTGATTACTATCAAGTGACCAGCCCCTACGCCCCTTTCTCCTCGTTGCTTATCCCTATACTTATCTGTGTTTACTACCCAAAACCGAAGGAATGGAGCATCACGCGGGGTGACACTTCCAACATTGTCTCCATTGCTTCCCTATTTATGGTAGTGTACTGGATCTTTTACCAAATAGGCTGGCTCATAGAAACACCACGGCCAACCCAATTACAGCCACTTCCTGACATTACCTCGGAATGGCTTTACCACAGTGCATTGAGGACAGTATTTGGCATAGTTGGTCTTGTACTTTCTCGGATAGTTTCCAAAAAGATTTTCTTGAAATTCGTCTGCTATTGTGCAGGGGTGGACACAAAGGACATAGCTAGACAGCGTAAGCTTGGTTTGGAGGTTCCCTTGAGATGGCTCACGGTAGGGGGGCTAGCTGTGAGCACCTCTTTGACCGTCCCTCTATGCTTCCATTACTTTGGGATCAACAGAGCAAATTTCTACCGTGAGCTGATGATGTGA